From the Phycisphaerae bacterium genome, the window GTGCGCAGGGGAAGCGGCTGATGAAATACTACGGAATCGATACGACCGGTCTGACCAACTGCACGGCATGCCATCGCTGAGGACGACGTAGATGAAAATACACCCTCTTGCTTACAATCGCGAGACCGGCCGGGACTACTGGCGCAGCTTGGACGAACTTGCGGACAACGCCGAGTTTCGGCACTGGATCGAACAGGAGTTTCCGGGGGGGCTGGATCAGCTCAATACTCCGTCACGTCGCCATTTCCTCAAGATCATGGCCGCGTCCTTCGCCCTGGCAGGTTGGTCGGGATGTGAGCGTGCTCCTGAAGACGAACTGGTCCCGTACGTGCGCGAGCCGCGCGGGATGACGCCCGGTCGCCCCTTGACCTTCGCAACGGCACTGACGCGATCGGGTTACGCATGTGGCGTGCACGTAACCAGTTACGAAGGGCGGCCCACGAAGATAGAGGGTAATCCCCGGCATCCCGCGAGTCTGGGCGCGACGGATGTCTTCGCGCAAGCCGAGATTCTCTCTTTTTGGGATCCTGACCGCTCCCGTGCCGTGGTCGGGCCCAACGGAATTGCGTCCTGGTCCGGCTTTCTGCGGGAGCTTCAGGCCCGGCTCGTGCAGCATGGTGCGCATGCCGGCCACGGTATGCGGTTACTGACGGGAAACATCACTTCGCCGACAAGGTTAGCGCTTATCGAATCGCTGCTCAAGAGGTTTCCCGAGATGCGCTGGCATGTGCATGATCCGCTGGCAGACCACAATGAATCTTCAGCGATCAGACAGGTGCTGGGGCGCCCGGCGAGGTTGATTCATGATCTTTCCTCGGCCGAGCGAATCTTGTCGGTCGATTGCAATTTCCTTTTCGATCTGCCCGGAAGTGTTCGCTATGCCCGTGACTTTGCCAGCAAACGGAAGATCGACACCGAACAGGCCGCATCACAAGAAATGAATCGCCTGTACGTGGCGGAGGTCACGCCGACGACTACAGGCGCCAAGGCAGATCATCGCCTGCGAACCCATCCATCGTTGCTAGCGCCGTTTGTTGAAGCGCTCGCCGTCGAACTCGGCGTCGAGGAAGGCAACCGGAATCAAGCAGACCGGCTAGATGCGAAAACACGGACTTCTGTGCAGGCAACCGCGCGAGACCTCGCCACTTTTCCAAAACGGAGTGTTGTTCTCATCGGCCGGGGCCAGCCGCCTCGATCACACGCGCTCGGCCTCGCAATCAATGAGAAGCTTGATGCGTTCGGCAAGACGGTACGGCTCATCCCTCCGCTCTGCGCCGCGGGAAACGATGCTCCCGAATCTTTGAATGAACTCGCCCAGGACATGGCCGCTGGGGACGTCGAAACCTTGCTGATGATTGACGTCAATCCGGCCTATAGCGCTCCACAGAACCTGGCATTTCCCGAACACCTGAAGAAGGTGGAATTCGCCGTTCATATGGGGTTGCACGCGAACGAGACGGCGGAACATTGTCGTTGGCACATTCCGCTTGCGCACGAACTCGAATCCTGGGACGACGCCCGGGCATTCGACGGTACGGTTACAATTCTCCAGCCGCTGATCGCCCCTCTCTACAGGGGCCGCACGGCCAATGAACTGCTGGCCAATCTCGTGGGAGAGACATTGTTCGATGCGAAAGATCTCGTACGGCAGCGGTGGCGCCGGGAAGTACCCGAAGGGGACTTTGAGGACTGGTGGCACGACGCGCTGAAAGATGGCGTTATTCCCGACTCGGCATCTCTCCCGCTTGATGCGCGGATCGATGTCGGACGGGGAATTGCACAACCCGAGTCGCTGGATTCGCATCCGAGCGATACGACGGACGGCGGACTAGAGCTTGTTCTACTGCCAGGTTCTCGCATGTGGGACGGCCGATACGCGAACAATGCCTGGTTGCAGGAACTCCCCGATCCCGTGACAGGAGTAACTTGGGACAACGCCGCACTGATCAGCCCCTCGACGGCCGGGCGATTCGCACTGAAGACTGGCGACGTAGTCGCCATTCGATGCGCAGAAGTCGAGGTCGAAGC encodes:
- a CDS encoding TAT-variant-translocated molybdopterin oxidoreductase is translated as MKIHPLAYNRETGRDYWRSLDELADNAEFRHWIEQEFPGGLDQLNTPSRRHFLKIMAASFALAGWSGCERAPEDELVPYVREPRGMTPGRPLTFATALTRSGYACGVHVTSYEGRPTKIEGNPRHPASLGATDVFAQAEILSFWDPDRSRAVVGPNGIASWSGFLRELQARLVQHGAHAGHGMRLLTGNITSPTRLALIESLLKRFPEMRWHVHDPLADHNESSAIRQVLGRPARLIHDLSSAERILSVDCNFLFDLPGSVRYARDFASKRKIDTEQAASQEMNRLYVAEVTPTTTGAKADHRLRTHPSLLAPFVEALAVELGVEEGNRNQADRLDAKTRTSVQATARDLATFPKRSVVLIGRGQPPRSHALGLAINEKLDAFGKTVRLIPPLCAAGNDAPESLNELAQDMAAGDVETLLMIDVNPAYSAPQNLAFPEHLKKVEFAVHMGLHANETAEHCRWHIPLAHELESWDDARAFDGTVTILQPLIAPLYRGRTANELLANLVGETLFDAKDLVRQRWRREVPEGDFEDWWHDALKDGVIPDSASLPLDARIDVGRGIAQPESLDSHPSDTTDGGLELVLLPGSRMWDGRYANNAWLQELPDPVTGVTWDNAALISPSTAGRFALKTGDVVAIRCAEVEVEAPVFVLPGQADDVLSLALGYGRSAGGPVAQGVGVNAYPLRTAETTWHRKGVSIQKTGRTQVLAQTQNHHVMEGRDLLRRGLLSEFRSDPWQLAHEGGRKPAPLVSLYPPHSYPGQQWGMSIDLTSCIGCGACTIACQAENNIAVVGREQVHLGREMHWIRVDRYFAGQPEDPAILHQPVPCMHCEDAPCELVCPVGATQHSHDGLNEMIYNRCIGTRYCSNNCPYKVRRFNFYRYTEYDSETRKLQRNPEVTVRARGVMEKCTYCVQRIRNAEIDARKENRQISDGGIVTACQQACPTQAIVFGDINDKATAVSQAKQQGHSYAMLRELNVRPRTTYLAEIRNPNPALASSGDARAERSGTAGNS